A genomic window from Camelus ferus isolate YT-003-E chromosome X, BCGSAC_Cfer_1.0, whole genome shotgun sequence includes:
- the LOC102504965 gene encoding zinc finger protein 182 isoform X1 produces the protein MAGPQGLMTFEDVAVNFTQEEWQYLNPPQKTLYRDVMLETYSHLVSVAGQQITKPNLILKLEVEEPCLTEGKIPVWSFPEEAFQVDEQIERQHQDDQDKHVMQAGFPDKRAITTKIGHDYNEFGNILHLSTNFVASIQRPHKHESFGHMVDNLDLFGRSSAGKKHDNGCAKLFFHTEYEKTTPGVKPYGYKECGKTLRQKKGLSLHQRIKNGEKPFECTACRKTFSKKSHLIVHWRTHTGEKPFGCTECGKAFSQKSQLIIHLRTHTGERPFECPECGKAFREKSTVIIHYRTHTGEKPYECNECGKAFTQKSNLIVHQKTHTGEKTYECTKCGESFIQKLDLIIHHSTHTGKKPHECNECKKTFSDKSTLIIHQRTHTGEKPHKCTECGKSFNEKSTLIVHQRTHTGEKPYECDVCGKTFTQKSNLGVHQRTHSGEKPFECNECEKAFSQKSYLMLHQRGHTGEKPYECSECEKAFSQKSYLIIHQRTHTEEKPYKCNECGKAFREKSKLIIHQRIHTGEKPYECPVCWKAFSQKSQLIIHQRTHTGEKPYACTECGKAFREKSTFTVHQRTHTGEKPYKCTECGKAFTQKSNLIVHQRTHAVKKSHGKGHTRKSKLIAH, from the exons ATGGCCGGACCCCAG GGACTCATGACATTTGAGGATGTGGCTGTGAATTTCACCCAGGAGGAGTGGCAGTACCTGAACCCTCCACAGAAGACCCTGTACAGAGACGTGATGCTGGAGACCTACAGCCACCTGGTCTCTGTGG CAGGGCAGCAGATTACCAAACCAAATCTCATCCTCAAATTGGAGGTGGAAGAGCCGTGCCTGACAGAAGGAAAAATCCCAGTTTGGAGCTTTCCAG AAGAAGCCTTCCAGGTTGATGAACAGATTGAGAGACAGCACCAGGATGACCAAGATAAACATGTGATGCAAGCTGGATTCCCTGACAAGAGAGCCATTACCACCAAGATTGGCCATGACTATAATGAATTTGGAAACATACTTCATCTCAGTACAAACTTTGTTGCTTCAATACAAAGACCCCATAAACATGAGTCATTTGGGCATATGGTAGATAATTTAGACTTATTTGGTAGAAGCTCTGCAGGAAAGAAACATGATAATGGATGTGCAAAATTATTCTTCCATACTGAGTATGAGAAAACAACTCCTGGAGTGAAACCTTATGGCTATAAAGAGTGTGGGAAGACCCTCAGGCAAAAGAAAGGCCTTAGTCTAcatcagagaattaaaaatggagagaaaccCTTTGAATGTACCGCATGTAGGAAAACCTTCAGCAAGAAGTCACACCTCATTGTGCACTGgagaactcacacaggagagaagcccttTGGATGTactgaatgtggaaaagcctttagCCAAAAATCTCAGCTCATCATACACCTGAGAACTCATACAGGAGAGCGACCCTTTGAGTGTCCAGAATGTGGAAAGGCCTTTAGAGAAAAGTCAACTGTCATCATCCATTACAGgactcacacaggagagaaaccttatgaatgtaatgaatgtggcaAAGCCTTCACCCAGAAGTCAAACCTCATTGTCCATCAGAAAACCCACACAGGAGAAAAAACTTATGAATGCACCAAATGTGGGGAGTCTTTCATACAGAAGCTCGATCTAATTATACATCACAGTACTCATACAGGAAAGAAACCCCACGAATGTAATGAGTGTAAGAAAACTTTCAGTGATAAGTCAACTCTCATTATTCATCAACGAACTCATACGGGAGAGAAACCTCATAAATGTACTGAATGTGGGAAGTCTTTCAATGAGAAGTCAACCCTCATCGTGCATCAGCGAActcatacaggagagaaaccctatgaatgtgaTGTGTGTGGGAAAACCTTCACCCAAAAGTCTAACCTTGGGGTACATCAGAGAACTCATTCAGGAGAGAAACCCtttgaatgtaatgaatgtgagAAAGCGTTCTCTCAGAAATCCTATCTCATGCTACACCAGAGAGGTCATacaggagagaagccctatgaatGCAGTGAATGTGAAAAAGCATTTTCCCAGAAATCCTATCTCATTATTCATCAAAGAACGCATACGGAAGAAAAACCCTATAAATGTAACGAATGTGGCAAAGCCTTCAGAGAAAAGTCAAAACTCATTAtccatcagagaattcatacgggagagaaaccctatgaatgtccTGTATGTTGGAAAGCTTTCAGCCAGAAGTCACAGCTCATAATCCATCAGCgaacacacacaggagagaaaccctatgcATGCACCGAGTGTGGCAAAGCCTTCAGAGAGAAATCAACGTTCACTGTACACCAGAGaactcatactggagagaaaccctataagTGTacagaatgtgggaaagcctttaccCAAAAATCAAATCTTATAGTCCATCAGAGAACACATGCAGTAAAGAAATCCCATGGGAAAGGCCATACCCGGAAGTCCAAGCTCATTGCCCATTAG
- the LOC102504965 gene encoding zinc finger protein 182 isoform X2 — translation MAGPQGLMTFEDVAVNFTQEEWQYLNPPQKTLYRDVMLETYSHLVSVGQQITKPNLILKLEVEEPCLTEGKIPVWSFPEEAFQVDEQIERQHQDDQDKHVMQAGFPDKRAITTKIGHDYNEFGNILHLSTNFVASIQRPHKHESFGHMVDNLDLFGRSSAGKKHDNGCAKLFFHTEYEKTTPGVKPYGYKECGKTLRQKKGLSLHQRIKNGEKPFECTACRKTFSKKSHLIVHWRTHTGEKPFGCTECGKAFSQKSQLIIHLRTHTGERPFECPECGKAFREKSTVIIHYRTHTGEKPYECNECGKAFTQKSNLIVHQKTHTGEKTYECTKCGESFIQKLDLIIHHSTHTGKKPHECNECKKTFSDKSTLIIHQRTHTGEKPHKCTECGKSFNEKSTLIVHQRTHTGEKPYECDVCGKTFTQKSNLGVHQRTHSGEKPFECNECEKAFSQKSYLMLHQRGHTGEKPYECSECEKAFSQKSYLIIHQRTHTEEKPYKCNECGKAFREKSKLIIHQRIHTGEKPYECPVCWKAFSQKSQLIIHQRTHTGEKPYACTECGKAFREKSTFTVHQRTHTGEKPYKCTECGKAFTQKSNLIVHQRTHAVKKSHGKGHTRKSKLIAH, via the exons ATGGCCGGACCCCAG GGACTCATGACATTTGAGGATGTGGCTGTGAATTTCACCCAGGAGGAGTGGCAGTACCTGAACCCTCCACAGAAGACCCTGTACAGAGACGTGATGCTGGAGACCTACAGCCACCTGGTCTCTGTGG GGCAGCAGATTACCAAACCAAATCTCATCCTCAAATTGGAGGTGGAAGAGCCGTGCCTGACAGAAGGAAAAATCCCAGTTTGGAGCTTTCCAG AAGAAGCCTTCCAGGTTGATGAACAGATTGAGAGACAGCACCAGGATGACCAAGATAAACATGTGATGCAAGCTGGATTCCCTGACAAGAGAGCCATTACCACCAAGATTGGCCATGACTATAATGAATTTGGAAACATACTTCATCTCAGTACAAACTTTGTTGCTTCAATACAAAGACCCCATAAACATGAGTCATTTGGGCATATGGTAGATAATTTAGACTTATTTGGTAGAAGCTCTGCAGGAAAGAAACATGATAATGGATGTGCAAAATTATTCTTCCATACTGAGTATGAGAAAACAACTCCTGGAGTGAAACCTTATGGCTATAAAGAGTGTGGGAAGACCCTCAGGCAAAAGAAAGGCCTTAGTCTAcatcagagaattaaaaatggagagaaaccCTTTGAATGTACCGCATGTAGGAAAACCTTCAGCAAGAAGTCACACCTCATTGTGCACTGgagaactcacacaggagagaagcccttTGGATGTactgaatgtggaaaagcctttagCCAAAAATCTCAGCTCATCATACACCTGAGAACTCATACAGGAGAGCGACCCTTTGAGTGTCCAGAATGTGGAAAGGCCTTTAGAGAAAAGTCAACTGTCATCATCCATTACAGgactcacacaggagagaaaccttatgaatgtaatgaatgtggcaAAGCCTTCACCCAGAAGTCAAACCTCATTGTCCATCAGAAAACCCACACAGGAGAAAAAACTTATGAATGCACCAAATGTGGGGAGTCTTTCATACAGAAGCTCGATCTAATTATACATCACAGTACTCATACAGGAAAGAAACCCCACGAATGTAATGAGTGTAAGAAAACTTTCAGTGATAAGTCAACTCTCATTATTCATCAACGAACTCATACGGGAGAGAAACCTCATAAATGTACTGAATGTGGGAAGTCTTTCAATGAGAAGTCAACCCTCATCGTGCATCAGCGAActcatacaggagagaaaccctatgaatgtgaTGTGTGTGGGAAAACCTTCACCCAAAAGTCTAACCTTGGGGTACATCAGAGAACTCATTCAGGAGAGAAACCCtttgaatgtaatgaatgtgagAAAGCGTTCTCTCAGAAATCCTATCTCATGCTACACCAGAGAGGTCATacaggagagaagccctatgaatGCAGTGAATGTGAAAAAGCATTTTCCCAGAAATCCTATCTCATTATTCATCAAAGAACGCATACGGAAGAAAAACCCTATAAATGTAACGAATGTGGCAAAGCCTTCAGAGAAAAGTCAAAACTCATTAtccatcagagaattcatacgggagagaaaccctatgaatgtccTGTATGTTGGAAAGCTTTCAGCCAGAAGTCACAGCTCATAATCCATCAGCgaacacacacaggagagaaaccctatgcATGCACCGAGTGTGGCAAAGCCTTCAGAGAGAAATCAACGTTCACTGTACACCAGAGaactcatactggagagaaaccctataagTGTacagaatgtgggaaagcctttaccCAAAAATCAAATCTTATAGTCCATCAGAGAACACATGCAGTAAAGAAATCCCATGGGAAAGGCCATACCCGGAAGTCCAAGCTCATTGCCCATTAG